The segment ctctctctctctctgcgcgTCGCAAgggccagggaggaggagctgcTGTGCTGCGTGCCAAACTAAAAAAGGCAAGAGGCGAGGCCATCACCATGCCCGACCACGGCGCCTCCAAGCCCGACATCTCCTTCGCCGGACGCTTCACAGCCAGCGCCATCGCCGCATGCTTCGCCGAGgtacctcctcctccctctccagcCTCGATTCGTAATTCGTTCATTGCTTCTCCTCGCCCCATACCAACCAAatctcacctcacctcacctcacctcatcTCCCATCGGATCGGACCGGACCGGATTCTCCTGTTGCGGACTTCATCTCGCTTCTCGCAGATATGCACCATCCCGCTGGACACGGCCAAGGTCAGGCTCCAGCTGCAGAAGAACGTCACCACTGGAGCTGGAGGGGACGCAGCAGCAGTCTTCCCCAAGTACCGCGGCCTGCTCGgcaccgccgccaccatcgCCAGGGAGGAAGGTGTCGCCGCGCTCTGGAAGGGCATCGTCCCCGGACTCCACCGCCAGTGCATCTACGGCGGACTCCGCATTGGTCTATACGAGCCCGTACctacatctctctctctctctctctctgttgctGCTGCGTTTCGTCGAATACTTGGTAtgcacccacccacccaccggACTGTACCTGCCTTGCCTTGCAGGTGAAATCGTTCTACGTTGGCCAAGACCATGTTGGGGATGTCCCTTTGTCCAAGAAGATCGCAGCTGGCTTCACCACTGGTACCTGTGCTCATCCAGCCGCAGTTTCAGATTCAGTACACTGTGATGCGTGATATGTGCACAGTCTCACAAGGGGCATGCATTCCTTTTCCTTTCATCAGGTGCCATTGCAATCTGCGTGGCCAACCCCACTGACCTTGTCAAGGTCAGGCTTCAGTCTGAGGGGAAGCTTGCGCCTGGCGTGCCACGCCGCTATGCTGGAGCAATGGATGCTTATGCCAAGATTGCTAGGCAGGTCTGGCTCTGCATGCTCTTGTGCCAACTAACACTTAGGTTGCTCTATTTACCTGAATCAACTGGCTCACACTCATCTGTTTGGTTGGTTCGTCCTTAGGAAGGGGTTGCCGCTCTGTGGACTGGACTTGGACCAAATGTTGCGCGTAACGGAATCATCAATGCTGCGGAGTTGGCTAGTTATGATCAAGTGAAGCAGGTGTGCATCTTGTTTTGTTTGTGATCACTCCATTGCCTTGTTCCTTCACTTGTGGATGCAAACTGCATTGCTACTCATCTTGCAGACAATTCTGAAACTTCCTGGGTTCAAAGATGATGTGGTCACCCACCTCTTTGCTGGTCTTGGTGCTGGCTTCTTTGCTGTTTGTGTTGGTTCTCCAGTTGATGTGGTGAGATGTCCCCCCGTTCTCCATTCCTTGTGTTCATTTCCCTGCTGTAGCAATGTAGTCAAACATTGTTTCTGATCTGACCAACTGTAAACTATTTCTTCCGAATGATCCTTCCTTTGGTAGTATATCCACTTTCAGTAGTAAACTGAGGACTTGTTGCGACATTTACATTTGTGATCTCTTTCATACTCTCTGGCAGCACCCCTTTCAGGAATCATGCCAACCAAGTATCTGACACTGTGATACACTACTCCATGTTCCaactaagaaaattcaattagaCTGTTACTGTGCACACATCGCAGTTTCAGGATGTGGTCATAGTCTTTCCTCGTAGCTATTATATTTCCATTTTATGTCTTTGGAAGGTTCATACTTCTGCAATTTATACCAGTGCTTTACATGCGAGCATTCATGCTGGTCGTTCTTTTACAGCAAGGAAGCTCTCTACTTTCTTATGGTCACTATCACAGAAATGTTTCTGTATTACTGTGTATTGATTAGTATTGGAATTATTGGCTTCCAGATCTCTGCCTGTTGATAGCTTCTCCTATTTCTCCTTTAGTGTAACTGAGTCTGAGACTGATAAAAACCGCCTTCTTGCAGGTTAAGTCAAGAATGATGGGTGACTCAGCCTACAAAAGTACTCTTGATTGTTTTGTGAAGACACTAAAGAATGATGTATGTTCCACTCTGCTACTCTCTTCATGATTCTTGACTCACATTTAGATCAGCAGGAAATATAAGTAACATACTAACATGATCTTTGAAACATACCTTGTGCTGGCAATTATTCATTGAGCATTATGTATACTTCGTTTGTCACTAATGCATCCTCTCTTTGAGTTTAACTGGCCTTATAATTGTGACATGAGGACAGCTATGTGCTTCTTCCCAAGTTTAACATAATTCTGATAGCAATTAGTTTTGTTTCCCAGACCTTTCTTATGCAGAATTTATGTACAGGGGATGTTTCGTTTGCTTACACAGAAGTTTGTTTTGATACTCTTTAGATGCCATCATGTAACAtctgttttttttccttgacaGCCCATAGTTGGCTTCGTCCCTAGCAAGTTGCAACTAACCCTTAATCTCAGTAAATTTGTACTGGGAGATAAATTTTAAAGTGCAGTATATGTTGGCAAATCTCTCCCCTTTGTACCAGTTATGTACCTTTCAGAATtggtaaaacgtattttaagatgTGATTATTCAATTTAAATCGTAACAACTGTGAACTGAAAAATCAGCTAATGTTCTAGCAACTGCTTCATACCCTGGTTAATGTAAAATGAACTCCAAGCACGTAGGCGGTATCTAATGGGAGTTTACTCTGCAGGGACCTCTGGCATTCTACAAAGGCTTCCTCCCAAACTTTGCTAGACTGGGATCATGGAATGTGATTATGTTCTTAACGTTGGAGCAGGTAACCCAAACTGAATTTACTTTTGTTCTCTTACATGAGCATGCTCCATGAATATAAACACTTTGTTTGTTAACTTGGGCAGGTCCAGAAGCTGTTTGTGAGAAAACCGACAAGCTGAAGATAAAGCTTTCACAGTCGGTGGCGTACAACAAGTCGAAATTTTTCTTCTACAGAAAAGAATGACACTCTCCCCCGTGTGAATTGGGGAAAGAACAAGGAGAAATCTGACATCCAATTCCAATTGTGAGATGACGATAATAAACAAACAGCTGGCATTTGCATGACCCTTGAATAAATTCAGAAGTAGTGAACATATATATGTCATAGTGTTTCACACAATGTCTGGTGAATGGAGGAACGTGAGCTGCAGTAGCTCTAACTTTGTTGGATGTTTTCAATCGAGTAAAGTTTTTCTGGCATACAACAAAGCAAGGCAGCAGTAGAAGTGAAGCAGTAATTCAGATTCGGATGTTGCTCTTGATGATGGTGCTGGGCGGTGCTGGATTCACCTTCATCTTGCCGAAGAGGGAGTGCCTTCCCTCGGCCACCACCTCCCCAGTGGTGGCGTTGGCGATGAGAACGTGCGTGCCGGAATTGTATCTCCTGCGTCCTGGCGGTGATGCGGAGGGTGTCtccgggcgcggcggcggcggcgaggttaACGAAGGAGACGGACATGTCGACGGAGACCTTGATGTGGTGCCCATCGGCGACGATGGCGGCGGAGCCCATCTCGTCCACCAGGGCGCCCGGGGCCAGGTGGTGGTGAGTCGTGTGGGGACGGTGAAGGAGCAGAGGATGCGGCCTGGGTGGATGGCCTCCACGCGGACCCCCTGCAGCTGCAGCGCGAATGCCTCGAAGAAGCTGTGGCGGTGACCGCCGTGCCCTCCCCTTGGTGCCGACGCGCAGCTCGGTCCAGCGCGTCCACCCGCGCGCAATCCTCATCGCTCAACCTCaacgcctccgccgccgtgttCAAATCAGAGACCCCCATGgccttcctcctcccccttgggctctcctctctcctcttggCTGGGGCTGGGGCTGGGGCTGGGGATGCGGCTGGGAGTGATGCACCACACCTCCCCTGCCGTGCCCTGACGGCTGGGCCTGGGCCTGTCTTCTCAGTCCAATACTCCAACATCTCTCAGGCCGATCTCCCTGCTCGGCCTTCGTCTCCCTGGCGACCTCCCTGCTCGGCCTTCGTCTCCCTCGGCGCCCGGCGGCCCTTTCTCCAAGTGTTCGATAGCAGATTGCAACGAGGTTCCATAGCAGATTTCCAGGCCGCTGGTTGCAGCGAGGTTCAGACCTTTGTGGGATTGTAAGAATCTCTCTCCCCATCTCTTCTTGTTGTTCGATCTAATCTAATC is part of the Phragmites australis chromosome 12, lpPhrAust1.1, whole genome shotgun sequence genome and harbors:
- the LOC133886580 gene encoding mitochondrial uncoupling protein 1-like — encoded protein: MPDHGASKPDISFAGRFTASAIAACFAEICTIPLDTAKVRLQLQKNVTTGAGGDAAAVFPKYRGLLGTAATIAREEGVAALWKGIVPGLHRQCIYGGLRIGLYEPVKSFYVGQDHVGDVPLSKKIAAGFTTGAIAICVANPTDLVKVRLQSEGKLAPGVPRRYAGAMDAYAKIARQEGVAALWTGLGPNVARNGIINAAELASYDQVKQTILKLPGFKDDVVTHLFAGLGAGFFAVCVGSPVDVVKSRMMGDSAYKSTLDCFVKTLKNDGPLAFYKGFLPNFARLGSWNVIMFLTLEQVQKLFVRKPTS